A region of the Burkholderiales bacterium genome:
CCGCCATCTGGGTGATGAAAGGATCACGTTGTCCTTCAACGGCCTTCAGGACGACCGCCTCCGGGCTCAGGTCGAAAACTTCCTCGGCGACTTTCTCCAGGAATTGCGGCTCTAGCCAGAGGAGCACGAAGGACAATCGCGTGTCCCATTCCCAGCGCACCGGCTTGAACGCAGGGTGGATCGACACCTGGCCGGCTTCGAATTGCGTCTCGGTGAGTTCCTCTTCGCTGGCCCGAACGCAACGCCCTTGTGCCAGACTGACGAATACGAGGTGGTGCGTGGTTCCGCCCGGCAGCCAGTGCGAGGACGGTTCGACTTCTCGGCGCTCGATATTGAGCGGCCAGCCGAGGGAGCGACTGGTCAGGCGAACCGATTCGGGCCGGATCGTCCACGGCTCGACCGCAAGCGGCGCTTCGGGAGGCTGCAACAGCGCCGCCGGGTATGGAGCATTCATGCGCTTCTCCTTTTCTTTCCGCGCCGCCGCCCGCCCAAAGCCTTCGAGCGGTATGGCGTGCTGACCCGCAGCGACGCCCGGTGACCGCAAACTCTGCTGAACCCTAGAAAATGACTGACCGGTCAGTAATATAGTTCTGGTCGCAGCGCTCGGTCAACCCGGTTGCAGCCGAACCGGCGCGGCTCGCCGCCGCTGCACTCCTCCCTCTGATAAGGTGCGACGCCATGGGGTCGGCATGTTCTGGAAGCGCGACGGCGACCGCGTCCGATGTCCGGTAAGAGGGAAGCGTGAAATGGAGGGAGAGGGCACGGCATCTCCGCAGCGCTGGTGGCAGCGGCGGCCGGCGGGCGGCGTGGCGTTCAGTCTGGCGGTGGGCGCCGCCACGCTGTGGATTGCGAGCGCTTTGCAGCTCCCCGAGGCGAGGGACGCCGCTGTCCTCTCCTATCTGGTTTCGCTTCCGATCGCGCTGTTGCTGCCGACCCTGTCCGCGGCAGGTCTGCTGATCGGCTGGCAAGCTTGGCGCGCCGCGGCGCCGCACGCGTGGCTGGTGGTCCCCACGCTGCTGGCGTTGCTGGCCAATGCGTGCGCGCTCGCCTTGTTCCTGCGCGTCATGGTGCGCTTGCTGCAGGGATGAGCGCCCCTCCCGCGAGTGCTATATTTCGGCCGACCCGACTCGCAGCACACCATGCGCGTAGAACTCAATTACGGCAAAGGCGCCCTGCCCGTTGAATTGGACGAGCGCTGGAACGTCACGGTGATCCGCAAGCCGCCCATGCCGGTGGAGAGCGACCCCCAGGCGGCGGTGCGAATGGCACTCGAGCGCCCGGTGTCGGCGCGCCCGCTGGCCGAGGAGGCGCGGGGCGCGCGCTCAGCCTGCGTGCTGATCTGCGACATCACCCGTCCGGTGCCCAATACGCTGCTGCTTGCGCCGCTGTTGCATCAGCTCCTCGAGGCCGGTCTGCGCCGGGAGAAGATCGTCGTCCTGGTGGCCACGGGACTGCACCGGCCCAACGAAGGCAAAGAGCTCGCCGAACTGGTCGGCGACCGCTGGGTTCTGGAGAGCTTCCGGGTGGAGAACCATTTCGCGCGCAACGACGCCGACCACGTGGACCTTGGCGCCACGCCGCGCGGCACACCGGTCAAGCTCGACCGGCGTTTCGTCGAAGCCGACCTGAAGATTGTCACCGGCCTGGTCGAGCCGCACTTCATGGCCGGTTACTCGGGCGGGCGCAAAGTCATCGCTCCCGGCGTCGCGCACAAGGACACGATCACCACCTTCCACAGCGCGCGCTTCATGGCGCATCCTCGCGCCGAGAACTGCGTCCTGCAGGGCAACCCGCTGCACGAAGAACAGCTGGCGATCGTGCGCATGCTGGGGCGCGTGCTGGCGGTCAACACCGTGATCGACGAGCACCGGCGCCTGTCGTTCGTCAACTATGGAGAGGTGATCGACAGCCATCTCGAGGCGGTGGGTTTCGTCGAGCGCTATGCCCGCGTGCCGGTGGGTAGGCGGTTCCGCACGGTGCTCACGAGTGCCGCCGGCTATCCGCTGGACAAGACTTATTACCAG
Encoded here:
- the larA gene encoding nickel-dependent lactate racemase, encoding MRVELNYGKGALPVELDERWNVTVIRKPPMPVESDPQAAVRMALERPVSARPLAEEARGARSACVLICDITRPVPNTLLLAPLLHQLLEAGLRREKIVVLVATGLHRPNEGKELAELVGDRWVLESFRVENHFARNDADHVDLGATPRGTPVKLDRRFVEADLKIVTGLVEPHFMAGYSGGRKVIAPGVAHKDTITTFHSARFMAHPRAENCVLQGNPLHEEQLAIVRMLGRVLAVNTVIDEHRRLSFVNYGEVIDSHLEAVGFVERYARVPVGRRFRTVLTSAAGYPLDKTYYQTVKGMVGPLDILEPGGDLIVASQCSEGLGSAEYAAAQRRLIAQGVEGFCAGLSGKRFADIDEWQTQMQLKPMRAGRVYLYSDGLKAEERVLTGVHVVDSVEAALQSCVERSGDREMAVIPEGPYVVPVYQPPA